The window acttttttttcaaaacttaaAGACAACAAACTTTTTTGGATTCTGCCTTGGATCAGTCAGTCAAGTCCTTTTAAAGATCCTCCTCATCAGTGTGTATAAAGCGCTGTCCTTGGCGGCCTTAGACACTCTTTCCCATAGGCTGTCCTCCTTCCACAGACCCCTCCCCTTCTTCTCGGCTTTGACCTCTGCCCTGTGCAGCCGTTTGTGGAGACGCCAGTAAAGGTGAGAGTCAGGCTTTACTGCAATGGGTGCAGTGCGAGCCAGACCCAGCAGGAGGACCTCTTCATTCATACTGTAGCTCCACATTGACCCCTGCTGGACAAGAGAGGAAAGACAAGGAAGTAAGTATAGAAGACAAATTCCTATCAGTTTCAAATGAAGTATTAACTTATGACACATTAACTGTTACTGAATGCCTCACCCTGTTTTGAGACACCAGACAGTGCAGTATGTCGTCCTCACGGCTGATCAGTTTTAGCCAAACGGTTTGGGTGGGAACCAGGTTCTTCTGAAGCCATACCCTCCCCTCCGGTGTCAGCTCCACGCCTGCAAGATGCACCAGCAATGGAGACATGGACGCACCTGAAGAGGACATAAAAGAgccatttgatttttttaacaggaagaaaccttggctcatatgggggaccctcttaccgatggccgggctgggtgaaaggaggaaaaggaggaagataggacagctgggaaatGGAGGataggaggagaaggacatgcagcacataaaacatgatacaaacagggttagAAGTGGAtgatgttagagggccagcattcaaaTTACAGAagagttagtggatactgtgtgttcagcagattacagttacgataggaaacagagcacagaagcgaaaagctgtcatgattggtaattatttacattacagctgGCATAGAATATTGGGTGATCAAAGAATACTGTAGGTAGAGCGAAGAAGACAACAAATCTAACCAGACGCCAGATTTTGGTCCCAAATAATACGTCTAAGCAGCTCTGAAAGGTGGTAGGTCAAATGGGACAAAGACAATATTTGAAATTGCTAAATGACACTGGTCTGTTCATGTGAGACCTTTACGCTGAAGTTGCTGATGAAGCACTCTGTATACAGCATAAGCTCCCTGATTCTATGGCTCAGAGAGTGCTATAATTTGATATAACGGGTAATAAGCTTACCCGTCACTCTCACTCATGACAAGATGATAAAATGCATCTGAGTCAGACTTTACGAAGTAAAAATATCACAATGACATTTTTGGTGTAACAAGATAAAAAGGTGCACCTCTAGTAAATTACTACGCTGTTGAACTgatgagagaagcagcaggtggaattTGAGTTTTGGCACAAACTCCTCATTTGTCAGACTCTTAATCAATTTTTCTAGAGAAGGACAGACTCCAGGTAACAGACAGAACCTGTCAATGTTAGCATACAATGCAGTCATAAAATACTGGCTCTGAATTTATCTACATGACTTCATGATTTCACAAAATTGATATCCCGCTTTACCCTTGTGCTTTGATAGTAATGGTGAGAGGACCGGCAGATAAATTGGGATATGCTCCACTTCAAGTCCCTTCTCTGTGATCGAATTAACTTTCCCACGAAGGCTGACGTTCCTCTCAATAAAACGAGCGGGGATCTCAGACGCAGCTTGAAACTTGGTGATCTGAAGAGGTGGAATGAGACAAGTGAGTGGCAACGTTTAATGACTCGTGGGTAAAATATCTGAAACTACAACCCATTAACATCCCTCAACTGTGAAATTATAAAACACAGAGATTTGGAATTAACTGGATCAACAGAAGGGGCCTTTTGGTCTTACTCAAGCGGTTCGCCTGCAAAAATCTATCAAATTTTCTCTGTATTGAGGAGTATTAGTGTTTAAATTTAGTCTGAAATTAAGTAGGAAAgctattattttaattatggaATGAGCAACCGCAAATGCTTTAAAACCTAAATGTGCACCTGTAGGATTTAGCTGAGAAATCCATTAGTGTGTGGCTTTCTCTCTTACCAGTTTGATACTCCTTGCTATTATGAGAACACCAGCAATCGCCAGCCCAGTGCTTATGTTCTGTTAGAGACAAGAGGTATAGAGTTGACAGGATGACAGTGATAAGACTAAGCTAAACAAGTGATAGACGCTAACATGAGAAAAACTAGTGATGCTTGACAGTATATCTGGTCAATGTGCTGAACTGTTGGTCCTGAATGCTCCTTATTGAGTCCAGATTTGTTATTTACCCTCTTTTACAAATAAACAGACTACCGACAACTGAAAGATTAAACGTAGGTGTAAGTGGCTCAGGTACATTATGTCCATAAAGTGACCATATTGTACGTTCATGCTCATGCATCAGCAGTCTCTTGCAGTTCACTGTTTGCTCAGGGGGGAGGCTCCTACCCGCACAAATGTTAAATTATCGTCTGCGAACTGTGATATCACAGACACGACGTTGTGAGACGACTGGTTTCCTGGTTCTCTTTGTTGTCTGTCCCTCACTCctgcttcagtttctgtttctctggaAGACTCCggcatgttgttgacattttctCGATGCATCCGAAGCCCCGCCTTTCTGGGAGGGACGCACAGGAGGATTGCTTGTGTAAAGTCTCCGCCCTGTGGTTTGGTTTGGATATGACAGGATGGTGTTGAAGTGCGCCTGAAAGCATTTGGTTTATATATATCCGTTACAAACCCCTTCAAAATTGCAGTAATTTGCGCTTTGCGGTGTGGATGTAAAAGTTATTAACTGCCGAAAGCTAATTTTAGCACTGTGAAATAGTGGAGGACAAAAGTTGCCCATGCACATTTCATCTGAGATTCACATTAGTCAAATAAATACCGTTGGGAACAGTGACGTACCCATCTTTGTCTGCACAAGTTGACCTAGATAACTTCATATCTGCATTATAATTCAATGCACAAAGCAAAAGGCACAATCAAACAATAGAAGTGCCCTCTTACTGACATTCACATCTCTAATAATTCAATTTCTGTGCAACAAAACATGTTCTGCCCCCAATAAAGTCACAATTTTCCTCACTTTCTTGGCCAAGTTGCATGCAGCAGATGTTGCACAGTGAAACATGTTTAGTAACAGACATCACTGAGGAGTGACCACTGAGTGTATGACAGATGCACCGGAGCTTTCATCTTGTAAACTGTGAAGTCATGGAGCTACTTGAGGCCGGATGACGCCCCCATTACCACAAATTGGCCAATAGGAGGTGAGAGGCAGAGTTGTCCTCCTGGCCGCCATTAAAGAATTCAATCCATGAACTGAAATAATGGAAATCTGCAGGACCCATGGATCAGGCAGAGGAGAGTAGCCGATGAGTAGCCTCGCTAACTTGGCATTTCGTCCGTTTTAAGAGTAGTTTTACTATGACGGAGCACTGTGGTGGTTTTAGTGAAAAGGAGGGCGGTGTAGCTAATTGTTTTATGTAGCTAACAAGCTAGCGTTGGAGCTCTGGTATGTTAGCTTGTGTGCTAGCAGGCTAGGAGAGATCAGGGGGAGGGGAGAGTTCCTTTGCTTTGAAATTGTTTCAGATCAGCTAGCtggcattagcattagcacacCAGGCACTAAGCTTTTGGGGTGAAGTTTTTAGTTTTGAAGCTCGTATTTTTCATTGCGCATATAACTTTTCTGGTGTTTGATTTAACGTTAGGCTGTCCAGGTCATGTAAGCGTTGACTTTTTGATGTTAAGGTAACGTAGCAGCAAGCTTGCGGCTAACCAGATCAGACAATACATTTCAAATAGGATTGATGAATCCAGTAGCTAGAAGCTTACAGTTGACGCTATCAGGCTGCCTGTCTAACGTTAGCTTAGCCACCAGGCTAGTGGTGGCTAGCGCCGGTTAGAAGTTGTCTGTTTGACTAGCGGTAGCTAGGTGTAGCTAGCAAGTTGGTCATTGCTTTAACGGGATAACTACAACTGAACATCGCTTCGCCAGCATTAACTAAATCAGCCGTTGCCCCCCCGATGGTGATTGAGACAATGGACTTCAACGTTACAGCCACGCAGTGAAAGGATGAGTTCGTGCTTTGTACCAAACGGGGCCAGTTTGGAGGACTGCCACTCCAACCTCTTCTGCCTGGTGAGACTCTCTGCgctagctagcgttagctcTGATACTGAGAGGCCAGAAAGCCATTTTGGCTAATCAGGCAACAAGCTTTGTAACGTCAGTTGCAGATTGACGTGAAGGCATCGGGCCTGCAACTTGCATGATCGTGATCTAGCTAACTTTCATAACAGGGACAGCGCATACTGCAGGGAAGCTATATTGGAGAGTTGCACACGAATATGTCATGATCGTGTGTTTACAATGCACTGATTACAAAATTATTCAGTTAGCACTACCGATAGTTACATGGTGGTAACAGGTCAGGCCAACAGGCGAATTTCTGGACTCAAACCTTGTAAACACATGAGATCTTTCCTTAATTTAAGTTACACTTTAAAtgttataaattatatatataaatataaatatatatatatgaactTAAGCCCCGTTCTTAATGTCATAAATTAAACCAGCTAATCTTATACAAGACTTTCTTGCAGTAGTCAGTCACTAGTTGTTAATGACTGCTGAGTGAATGACTGCATGACAGTTATATTTTCACGTATGATTGTGGTGTCACATGTGCAAAGTATTGCGAAACTTTCCAAGACGTCAGCAAGCCtcagtttttaacttttttcattGGAAGTGATATTCTGTATGACCGGAAAAGCTTCCCTGTAACTGTGTATGTACAGGAAGAAACGTTCACTGCGTTACGCTCACTGAGTCAACAACAGATGATTGGCTTAATGCTGTGTGGCTATGCTGTGTGTTGATTCTCACAttgcttttctccttctctttagGCTGATTTGACTGGAATAAAATGGAGGCGTTTTGTGTGGCAAGGACCCACCTCTTCGCCCATCCTTTTCCCTGTGACTGAGGAGGACCCTATCTTGTGTAGTTTCAGCCGATGCCTGGCGGCAGATGTGCTGAGTGTGTGGAGAAGGCACCACACCCCAGGACGCAGAGAGCTCTGGCTTTTCTGGTGGGGGGATGACCCCAGTTTCGCCGAACTTATACATAATGAGCTCTCAAGTAAGTGATTGCAACATCTCCATTTTTTTAGACATACCAAAAATGAGGATTTGTGATTCTCACAATATCATAtactaaaatatatttaaccCACCAGTGTAAATGGCAACGGGATTAGTCCGTCTACCATAAATTATGAATAAATGTATTCGCAGGTAATCTAGGGAGGCAGTTCAGTGCTTTGGAATTGGCACACCTATtctaaatgttaaaatacacaaattcaGGAGCATAATGGTTCATGTTACCATAAGATACTTTCTAGAGCTGCTGTGGTGAAAGAGAATTGAAAGGCAAAATTAGTCAATTTGTGGGAACTTTGTTCATGTTTAAACACGTTTGGTGTTTGATGACGATGCCAGCAATGCCAGCCGTTCTAAGCTGTGGCAAAGAATTGTAATGCATTTTTAGTGATACATAGTCTGATGATAATAAGTTATGATAGCCAGACTCATTTGTGGCTAACAGGTCTTTTAAGGTCTCCGAAGCCATGTGGAATCCATTGGCACTCAGCCACAGAGGCACAGTCGTGTATAGGAGCATTAAAACAAGCTGTTGTGCATCGGAGTCACCTGATGCAGTCTTGATTTTTGGATGAAGGGTTCGTTCCACTTTGTTAATATTGACGTCTGGTGAGAAAAAACAATTTCCCCTCCGGGGCTGCCACACTGACCAGGtgttctgtctcctgtctcaaaatcattttattcttacaatcataaaaatgaatgttgaaatcagatttttttttgtctattcaGGTGGCTCTCTTCAGCTGTTACTGTAGTCAGCTGTTTACAAACAAAGTCTCATATCCATCAAGCACACCACAATTTACCATTAATATGAGGCAGTTTTCTTTATCGGGAAGAAGAGAGGTTCGTTATTTGAAAAAGTAAACGCTTTAACGTATCTGCCTTGTTTCAGGTGAGGAGGATGGTGAGTGGGAGAGTGGCCTGTCCTACGAGTGTCGAACGCTCCTGTTCAAAGCCATCCACAATCTGTTGGAGCGCTGTCTCATGAACCGTGGCTTTGTTCGTATCGGAAAGTGGTTTGTTAAGCCGTaccagaaggaggagaagaccATTAATAAAAGGTACGTCCCCGCAGAAAAGTTATACGGCATGCCTTAAATTCTTAGATTAAAGCTGTTGCCCAACTAATGGTCAGGTCACAAGTTATAGCTGGGGTACTTTCTTTTCAGATTGCCAAGATTTACATGTATATGTACGTTAAATACATGTTGTGTCGATAATATACGATATATTGCCATACTCAGCCATCTGTTGCATGGACTATTTCTTTTTAACAGAAATATTCTTCTCCTTCACTGACTGAGTTTAACCTTGTCTGATTCTACATTTGTCACTGTTGGGTTAGGGTCGCTGCTGTTAGTGAatctcagacttttttttttttttctttttggtctaCAATAAAAAGGAGGAGACTATTCTGCCTAGACACCCTGAAAGGTTTCAGCTCAGAAATCAAGAGAAACTATTCAGAAGCCAGAAAAGAGTATTGATCAGCTAAATAAGTGACAGCAATGTTCTGTAGCAACAGTGAAGGTCCTGTCCATTTACATCATAGAAGTCCAGCATACACGTACTTCAAGGCAATGTCGTTGTAACACAGAAGAAGCAGCACAATCGCACAAGATAAATATGGTAGCAGAGCAAGATGTCGTGTACTTTTTGTGCTGAAGGGCTGACCATTAGTCAGTATTTGATATTGGAGTATTGGTCAAAATTTGCAGCATGTGGGGGTTGGATGCTACGGTTGTTTTTGCGCATAAAGAGCTGGATTTACTGTGACATTGGCTGGGAGCAATGTTTGAAGCATGCGTGCAGCATATTATGCAGAGCCACCAAACAGACCTTGAAGACCTTAAAGACATGTTAAAGACCGATGACTGTGtattatgcatgtgtgtactgcAGTGGAGAAAGCTTCAGTGGGCAGATGTCCTCATTGTtatgaaagttgtgctttaaaGTTCCCATAATAATTCCTGGTCTCTGACGGCCTTTAATCATTAAAATTCCCATTTGGGATTTCAACTGGAGAAATTGTGCTTGCAGCTGTATTGTTTCAACTATGTTGTTTTAAGCTAAGCTATAagatagctttttttttttgttgggggGCGGTAGAGCTGtgtcgataaaatcgattctcctattctcattttattttgtaaagatcgaTTCCTACGTGCTCACGTACAAATTTGCGTCATCAAACTCACGCAcgcgcgcgtggtgtgaagctaccaaacagtgaacatcgtcggacagtaagcaatgcttagttaacgttaaaaataaaaaagtgcaaacttgggcattactaaattacaggtccatgttcattgtttgagaataggagaatcgattttatcgacaCAGCTCTAGGGGGCGGGTGAGACATCATATTATAAGAAAAGTAGCGTGAACAAATACACATGGTGTAACCATGACACTAGACAGCTGACTGCAATACAGcacctgctgctctgatttGACTCCTGTGTTTTATACACAGTAGGTACACTCAGGTCAGTTTaaactaataataaataattgtcCATGTTGCTTTGAGTCACTGAGATCCTGCAGTTTTCAGAATTTTGATTCTCAGAATTAAATCAGATATAATAATTTGATGGAGTACATcagtattattataattttccAATTACATTATCAGCATGACACATTTTTCATGTGGTTTCACGTGTGAAACGCATGATATAATAGTCTTGCAGCACATTACATAATGAAGTATTAGAGCAACGCTTCCAGGGTAATGTTTAATGCCCACACCTTCGCTTATCCCAGCTGCAAGGTAAAACTGgtctgtgttgttgttattgttattgcaGAAATGCACGCTTGAggtgctccagcagcagcacagaaatatCCGTCTGTCTGGTTCGGAGTGGGCTCCTGCGCCGCTGTGTTTCCTTACCTCTTGTGCATAACGGTGGTGACATAGATttagcgccccccccccccccccccccccttgctCTTAAACGAAGGGGCTGGGGAATCCTGGAGTTCCCTGACAAGCTAATTTGAGTCTCAGCTTTTTGGCTGTGTTGGTCCAAGCTGACTTGCGTTTGATGCACAGCCCTTTGGCTCAGTTCCCTCTGGCAGCTTTGTCAATGGTTCCAGAGAGTTTTAGCAGCTATATAAAAGAGTTGTTGCCTAGAACAGGAGTggatttttcttgctcactgGTGTTGAGCTTCTGTTTTTACATAAAGATGTCTACGAGTGTGTTTTGAGGCAGCACCTATAACAGAAGAGTCTGGCAGTCTCGCTGTCGCCTGCCCTCTCTGGCTGGTAAACAGGGTAGTCTTTGGAAAGTGCTGAGTGTGCACTGTGGTTTTACAGCAACCATGTCAACAAGCACTATTTTAGTGCATTTAGCAGCCTGGTCTTCCAGAAGTAGTCAGAAAATAAAGATGGATAttgttttaacatttcaggGCTATAATAATCCCCCATGTTTATTTTTGGCTCATACTTTTGCCTGTGTGTTGCATGAaaatttgagtgtgtgttatgCGCACCATCTGATTAGTGGTATTAGCAGGCCTTCATGTCTCTGCCCAATGTCTGTGGAAGCAACAGTTGTCATCTAAAAGCATGAAGTGGATCACAGTGCACTGCCGGATATGCAAAGAATCGTGTTTCTCACATCATCTCCACCCTTTTCAGTCTGCTTCTACCCTCTTGAGTCACACTTGAACAATAAGTGAtggaaaacacactgatgacCTGAATAGCCTGCAGGGGTTTACATTACCTTTCAGGTGCTGACTGAAAAGTGAAGCTCgcgttgtgtttttttttaacttaatgaTGTGGTTAAACTTGTGGACTAATCCCTCTAAACATAAcaatccctctttttttttctttgactcacTTTGCAGCGAGCACCTCTCTTGTGCATTCACCTTCTTCGTGCACGGCGACAGCAACGTGTGCACGAGTGTGGAGATTGCTCAACATCAGCCTCTTCAGCGGCTGGGCGAGGAGCATCTCAGCCTCGCCCAGCAGAGCTCCAGCCCCTTGCAAGGTAGGATCACAAATGTTTTGCACAGCAGTGATGTTTTACATGGAACTGGTGTATGTCTTATTACATTTCTGTTGGGTTTATTAGAGGCGTCGTGCTACATAAGTGCTCTGATTCTTCTCTGCCCTCCAGTCATCCTGAGCCCATACGGCTTAAATGGGACCCTCACCGGCCAGGCTTTTAAGATGTCAGACCACCCCACTCAGAAGCTCATTGAAGAGTGGAGGCAGTTTTATCCCATCAGCCCCACTCCTAAGGAGGTCCAGGAAGACAAAATGGAGGATGCGGACTGGGAGGACGACTCTCTGGCAGCTGTGGAGGTCCTTGTTGGTAAGGCTTCAGGATATTTCAATAACGAAACGTTTGGTGATATATATGTATTTCTTGGGTCTGAGGGGCAGAGACGGTGTGGTAAAGTTTTGAAAGAAAGACTTAAAAATTGGTTTTCTCTGGGggtttgtgaatgaatgaatgattcagcatcatcatcactggctTTAGAAATTAAGATTGTTTGGTTTATGTttcagcactgcaaaaaaaaaaaaagcaaacaaataattTCTGAGCATTTGGTGTGCCctttttgaaataaataaatgagtaatGTGTTTGGTTCCAGCGGGCGTAAGGATGGTTTACCCTTCCTGCCTGGTGCTTCTCCCCCTGTCGGACATCCCTACTGTGGTCCTCCAGGGCTCAGCCAACACCTCAGGAAGCCTGTGTGGTGCTCAGCAGGGCCAGGCTGCTCACAGAGATCCTGCCATGTCCTCTGTCACTCTGACTCCTCCAACGTCACCAGAGG of the Toxotes jaculatrix isolate fToxJac2 chromosome 9, fToxJac2.pri, whole genome shotgun sequence genome contains:
- the c18h3orf33 gene encoding protein C3orf33 homolog isoform X3, with the translated sequence MHRENVNNMPESSRETETEAGVRDRQQREPGNQSSHNVVSVISQFADDNLTFVRNISTGLAIAGVLIIARSIKLITKFQAASEIPARFIERNVSLRGKVNSITEKGLEVEHIPIYLPVLSPLLSKHKGVELTPEGRVWLQKNLVPTQTVWLKLISREDDILHCLVSQNRQGSMWSYSMNEEVLLLGLARTAPIAVKPDSHLYWRLHKRLHRAEVKAEKKGRGLWKEDSLWERVSKAAKDSALYTLMRRIFKRT
- the c18h3orf33 gene encoding protein C3orf33 homolog isoform X2, with protein sequence MHRENVNNMPESSRETETEAGVRDRQQREPGNQSSHNVVSVISQFADDNLTFVRNISTGLAIAGVLIIARSIKLITKFQAASEIPARFIERNVSLRGKVNSITEKGLEVEHIPIYLPVLSPLLSKHKGASMSPLLVHLAGVELTPEGRVWLQKNLVPTQTVWLKLISREDDILHCLVSQNRGSMWSYSMNEEVLLLGLARTAPIAVKPDSHLYWRLHKRLHRAEVKAEKKGRGLWKEDSLWERVSKAAKDSALYTLMRRIFKRT
- the c18h3orf33 gene encoding protein C3orf33 homolog isoform X1, which produces MHRENVNNMPESSRETETEAGVRDRQQREPGNQSSHNVVSVISQFADDNLTFVRNISTGLAIAGVLIIARSIKLITKFQAASEIPARFIERNVSLRGKVNSITEKGLEVEHIPIYLPVLSPLLSKHKGASMSPLLVHLAGVELTPEGRVWLQKNLVPTQTVWLKLISREDDILHCLVSQNRQGSMWSYSMNEEVLLLGLARTAPIAVKPDSHLYWRLHKRLHRAEVKAEKKGRGLWKEDSLWERVSKAAKDSALYTLMRRIFKRT